The window tctaagctgttacagctagtgataCGCCGGACTcatctagccgtgtccgcggtcttgacgaccgatcatttattctggttggggAGGCCgcttagtgttcggctgctaaagccgccacacgttcttccgcgcgtaaggaacgctcgACATTTCCGCaaactgtgatgatgccacgtggaccgggatcttgagcttaagagaagcgtaatgcggtactgcattaaaaccaGCGAAAGCTGTTCTttcgagtagtgcttgatagccgcttcggaatggagcgatgtcgaaggttaacttttcacttcggaagttgtcgggagaaccgaatacaacctccagtactagagagcccgtacagcgggcctctgggcctggtattactcctttaaaggtagtattgctttggctgattcttgtcgggtctatccccattttgcggactgtgtcctgatatatcagattaagactactaccgccgtccatgaggacttgggtgagatgatatctgtcgataattgggtctagtaccaaggcagccaatcctctgtgccggatacttgtcaggtgatccctgcgatcaaaagtgatcgggcaggcctaccaagggttgaacttaggggtgacgggctctacggcgcgtatgtctcggagtgcatgtttgctttttgttacgtgaatcatgttcattgttttgacctctggtgggaattttttctgtcccccagtgctttgctggcgaggctcatcctcgtcttcacttggtgtttccctccccttgtgttcggcgtttaacttgtcggcctgcttgaagacccagcattctctgtgggtgtgatttgcaggtttatcgggggtgccatgaatctgacataatttgtctagaatcttgtttaggctggacggtccatctctgttgcctttgaaaggctttttccgctgaccgggtcgagagcccctgaatccggcgtttaccgccgtgttgtctgggctgtcttcgttatttcgacgcttgcttttactgcatcgtggttttccattgccatccctgacttcagatatgcctgggtcgctggtgctactacgtgccagccagctatcttcgcccgcgcaaaagcgggtcatgaggcttgttagggctgccattgttcttggcttttcttggccgaggtgtctggcgagccattcgtctcggacgctgtgtttgaaagctccTAAgacttcggcgtccgggcagtcgacgatttgattcttcttagtgagaaatcagttccaaagctttcgggctgactctccgggctgttgaattatatgacttaaatcgtctgcatccggaggtcggacataggtgccttgaaagttagtcctaaaagcatcctcgagctcctcccaacttccaattgaattttcggggaggctcttcagccagtgccgagctggtcctttcaacttgaggggcaagtatttgatggcgtggagatcgtctccgcgagccatatggatgtggaggatgaagtcctcaatccagaccccagggtctatcgttccgtcgtacgcctctatgttcacgggtttaaatccctcaggaaattcatgatccagcacttcatcggtgaaacatagggggtgcgcggcacccctgtatttggatgtgtcatggcgttctgacggttgtggtgttcggttttgattatgcgctggagcgcgcttcctagatccgtagatggatctggtcacgccggccTTTTGATGCAAGCCCTTGCTtggatcgtgtgctgacttatgtgcggcctcgttagccgccctatctcggccacgaggtggtcgatccgaccggtcggccgttttatttttcgactgttgctacctcttgagcactgcgttggttttcccttgaagatgaaagggtgatacagcaaagtagcgtaagtatttccctcagtttttgagaaccaaggtatcaatccagtaggaggctacgcgcgagtccctcgcacctacacaaaacaaataaatcctcgcaatcaacgtgataaggggttgtcaatccctacacggtcacttacgagagtgagatctgatagatatgataagataatatttttggtatttttgttatagagatgcaaagtaaaataaaagcaaagtaaaaggcaacggaaataactaagtgtcggaagattaatatgatgaagatagacctgggggccataggtttcactagtggcttctctcatgagcataagtattttacggtgggtgaacaaattactgttgagcaattgacagaattgagcatagttatgagaatatctaggtatgatcatgtatatatgcatcacgtccgagacaagtagaccgactcctgcctgcatctactactattactccacacatcgaccgctatccagcatgcatctagagtattaagttcataagaatagagtaacgccttaagcaagatgacatgatgtagagggataaattcatgcaatatgataaaaaccccatcttgttatcctcgatggcaacaatactatacgtgccttgctgcccctactgtcactgggaaaggacaccgcaagattgaacccaaagctaagcacttctcccattgcaagaaagatcaatctagtaggccaaaccaaactgataattcgaagagacttgcaaagataaccaatcatacataaaagaattcagaagattcaaatattgttcatagataaacttgatcataaacccacaattcatcggtctcaacaaacacaccgcaaaagaagattacatcgaatagatctccacgagagagggggagaacattgtattgagatccaaaaagagagaagaagccatctagctaataactatggacccgaaggtctgaggtaaactactcacacttcatcggagaggctatggtgttgatgtagaagccctccgtgatggatgccccctccggcggagctccggaacaggccccaagatgggatctcgtgggtacagaaggttgcggcggtggaattaggtttttggctccgtatctgatcgtttgggggtacgtaggtatatataggaggaaggagtacgtcggtggagcaacagggggcccacgagggtggaggacgcgcatggggggggggggggtaggcgcgcccctacctcgtggcctcctgaaagcttctcttacgtagggtccaagtctcctggatcatgttcgttccgaaaatcacgttcccgaaggtttcattccgtttggactccgtttgatattctttttctgcgaaactccgaaataggcaaaaaacaacaattctgagctgggcctccggttaataggttagtcccaaaaataatataaaagtgaataataaagcccaataatgtccaaataAGAAGATAATATAgaatggagcaataaaaaattatagatacgttggagacgtatcaagcatcctcaagcttaattcctgctcgtcctcgagtatgtaaatgataaaaacagaatttttgatgcggagtgctacttggcataatatcaatgtaattcttcttaattgtgatatgaatattcagatccgaaagattcaagataaaagttcatattgacataaaaataataatacttcaagcacactaactaagcaattatgtcttctcaaaataacatggccaaagaaagttatccctacaaaatcatatagtctggctatgttctatcttcaccacacaaaatatttaaatcatgcacaaccccgatgacaagccaagcaattgtttcatacttttgacattttcaaactttttcaatcttcacgcaatacatgagcgtgagccctggacatagcactatatgtggaatagaatggtggttgtggagaagacaaaaaggagaagatagtctcacatcaactaggcgtatcaatgggctatggagatgcccatcaatagatatcaatgtgagtgagtatggattgccatgcaacggatgcactagagctataagtatatgaaagctcaaaagaaactaagtgggtgtgcatcccactcgcttgctcacgaagacctagggcattttgaggaagcccatcattggaatatacaagccaagttctataatgaaaaattcccactagtatatgaaagtgatatcatatgagactctctatcatgaagatcatggtgctaagcacaagtgtggtaaaaggatagtaacattgtcccttctctctttttctctcatttttttatttgggccttttctctctttttttatggcctcattttttttatttagtccggagtctcatcccgacttgtgggggaatcatagtctccatcatcctttactcacttgggacaatgctctaaaaatgatgatcatcacacttttattttcttacaaatcaacaattacaactcaatacttagaaccaaatatgactctatgtgaatgcctccggcggtgtaccgggatatgcaatgaatcaagagtgacatgtatgaaagaattatgaacggtggctttgccacaaatacaatgtcaactacatgatcatgcaaatcaatatgacaatgatggagcgtgtcataataaacggaacggtggaatgttgcatggcaatatatctcggaatggctatggaaatgccatgataggtaggtatggtggctgttttgaggaaggtatatggtgggtgtatgataccggcgaaatgTGCGCGGTagtagagaggctagcaatggtggaaggaggaaaagtgtgtgtaatccatggactcaacattagtcataaagaactcatatacttattgcaaaaatctacaagttatcaaagcaaagtattatgcgcatgctcgtagggggatagattggtaggaaaagaccatcgctcgtccccgaccgccactcataaggaagacaatcaataaataaatcatgctccgacttcatcatataacggttcaccatacgtgcatgctacgggaatcacaaactttaacacaagtatttctcaaattcacaactacccaactagcatgactctaatattactacctccatatctcaaaacaattatcaagtatcaaacttctcatagtattcaatgcactcataAGAAAGATTTTTTAtcattcttgaatacctagcatattaggattatttaagaaaattaccatgctgtttaagactctcaaaataatctaagtgaagcatgatggATCAATactttctataaaacaaatccaccactgtgctctaaaagatataagtgaagtactagagcaaaaagtatataactcaaaagatataagtgaagcacatagagtattctaataatttccgaatcatgtgtgtctctctcaaaatgtgtgtacaacaaggatgattgtggtaaactaaaaagcaaagactcaaatcatacaagacgctccaagcaaaacacatatcatgtggtgaataaaaatatagctccaaataaagttaccgatggaagtagacgaaagaggggatgccttccggggcatccccaagctttggctttttggtgtccttagattatcttgggggtgccatgggcatccccaagcttaggctcttgccactccttgttccataatccatcaaatctttcacccaaaacttgaaaacttcacaacacaaaactcagcagaaaatctcgtgagctccgttagcgaaagaaaatataagaccacttcaaggtactgtaatgaactcattctttatttatattggtgttaaacctactgtattacaacttctctatggtttataaactattttactagccatagattcatcaaaataagcaagcaacacacgaaaaacagaatctgtcaaaaacagaacagtctgtagtaatctgtaactaacgcaatattctggaactccaaaaaatcagccaaaataggaagaactagaacatttgtttattgatcagcagcaattggaatcaatattttatcacgttctggtgatttttaacaattattttcgtgaacagaaattttctggaaattacagcaagatcaaataactatcatccaagaagatcctataggtttaacttggcacaaacactaactaaaacataaaaacacatctaaccagaggctagaacaaaaatttattcctaaacagaagcaaaaagcaaaaactaaaaataaaattgggttgcctcccaacaagcgctatcgtttaacgcccctagctaggcataatagcaaggatagatctaggtattgctatctttggtaggcaatccttaagtggctctcatgatagattcatatggtaattttagtTTATTCCTACGGAAGTGTTCCATgactttctttaatggaaattggaatctaatattcccttccttcatatcaataattgcaccaatcgttctaaggaaaggtctaccaagaataataggacatgaaggattgcaatcaatgtcaagaacgataaattcttacgggcacatagttcctatttgcaacaataagaacatcattaattcttcccataggtttcttaatggtggaatccgcaaggtgcaagtttaaagagcaatcatcaaaatcatggaagcctaacaaatcacacaaagttttgggaatagtggaaacactagcacccaaatcacacaaagcatagcattcatgatctttaattttaattttaatagtaggttcccactcatcataaagttttctagggatatgtaacatcccaatttttatTAAATTTAGATGTTAATAGAATCATTCaatgcatatcatatttctttgcattttGGAGTTTTTGAAATATTCAAATAATATTTTTCCACTTGAGAAAAATAAGATGACTTCCTCAAATTTATAAAAGAGTGGGAAATTTTATTTTGAATATTATTTGAAGTTTTGGAGTTTATTGGTATTTATTTTATTGGCAAAAAAATGCATTAATTGCATTAGcaaaatatttttaaaatgttaTGTGCTTAAGTTAATGTTCATTAGGTTCTAAATATTGTATAGTTATTTTAGAAATTATTGTGGTGTTCTTATTATTTCATTTGAATTGTTTAGGGCCACTTTAGTCTTCAGTTTAAAAAAACGCACGCACGTACTCACCGCAGCATGGACCGAAACTGGGTTCGGCCCAGGAGCGCCCAACCGGCCCTGCTGGCCATTTGGCCCAAGGCCAGCACCCCAGCACCCGACGCCTCCCGCACCGGTCAACCGCTCCGCGCCCGCCCTCGCTCGCCTCCTCTCACTGCCGCTGCCAGGCGGGCCCCGCCCGTCAGGCCGTCCCCAACCTCCCGCAGCCCGCGGGATAAACATCCTCGCCGCGCTCCCACAACCGCCGCTCGACTCCCTCGCGGATGAGGCTTATCCGCAGCTCCGTAGAGCTCCTGACCGCGCCTATAAATGCCCCGAACCCCCTCTTCCATCCTCGCCGTCCCGCTTCTTCCCACGCCGCTCCTACCGCCTGTAGTCGCCGCTTGGATCTTGCCGGCCGAACGGACCTCGCCGGAGCATTCCGCTGCCAGTAAACCACCCCGAGCCCTTGTTCCTTCGTCAATCGTGCCACCGTGAACTTGCTCGTCTTTTTGACACCTTTTCCTCGCTTAGGTCCCGCCGGAGACGACGCCCGACCTCGCCGGAGCCCACGGAGCGCCGCCGCCTTCGTCTCGCCGATCCCCGACGCCCCTGAGGAGCCCTGACGCCACCATCCGGACGCCCACGCCGCGCCGCACCTCCCCGTCTTCTTCCCCGACGCCGAGGACCGCCGTAGCCGCTGCCCCGCCACCGCCCGacgccgcgccgccgtcctctgctcgtcgccgacgtcgcCGGCCGCTGTAAGCCGCCGCCCCACTCCCGCCCGTTAGATCGATCATCGACAGCCCAGATTAGATTAGGTTCGTTTTTTTATTTTGCAAAGAGGTACGCGGTTAACCGCGGTTCCCTTAGACCGTGCAGTTTTATTTAAACCGAGCGTCAGTTTTTCTTTAGTTAGCCGTCGCCGTTGTTTTTTTTTTTCTATTTAGCGGCCGTTCGCCGTATAGCCTCCGCAGCGGACGCTGCTCGGCCAGCCAGGAGCCGCCACGTGGCCAGGGACTTGGTTGCGATAGTTTTGTTCTCTGTTTAGTCCCTGTAATTAGCAGATTAGTCCCTGAACTTCGAGTAGCCACAACTTTTTAACCGTAGATCCAAACTCGATGAAACCAGCGGCAAATTCTTCGTCATGTTTAGATCTATCCAATGGTATCCTTTTTGTAAACTTTTGTCcgattcaaatttgaatttattcagatttgaattcgaagttcAAATGACCATATCTCCCAAACCGAAGCTCCgattaagttgattctttttgcactttATCACCGTAGCCAAACCCTATCACCTGGACCTTTGTCACAATAATTTTCACACACTAGAATCTGTCCATTAAGATTTTTACTAGTATGCATAGTATGCACTATAGTTCATATCACTTCTTGAACCATAGGCCCATGTGGTTTTGCACTTAGAATATTTTTGTGCTAGTTAAGTGTGTTGTTTGTTCATTTGGTTTTTCCGAGACTTTTTGCTTTGCATGTTCTTCTTGGTTCTCTAAAATGTTTACAtatgtttgtttatcttctttgCGATAGATTGCCCGGAGTGCGAAGCAGAATATTATCAGTCTTTAGAATTCAACCAGCAGTACCAAGGCAAGTTGCATCTTGATCATATTTCATTACCTATGTTTTTGTTTGCACTTAGTTCTTTGCGGTAGGACTGCATGGTAGGAATTGATGTCGCATGACTATGCTTTTCACCCAGTAGTTCATTGAGGTAGGTCTGAACCTTATAACATTGTCGCCATCGTTTTACATTATGTTGCTTCGCtaagtagacgtggattggggaGTAATCATTGTAAAGTATGAGTGGAAATGTAGTAAATAGGACCTAAGATAATTAATGAACTACCTGGGCGGAAACTTGTTGGAATGGTGGCGAAGTACAGTGGGGCACGCATGGGAAATCCATGGTGGTGCACCACTAGTGGACCGTCCGCTCAGGCTCAAAGAGATCAATCGTATTCTCATGTCTAGAAGCTTACGTGTGCAGCTACAAGccaatatgggctctggcttagttgagtagTTAGTGTGATCCCTTCTgggatgggctagcagatgtagaatgatgtaggtgtaccggcctatccgtGGGTTAAGGGGGAACATTttcgaaagactatgtctcgatcttccgatcgtggaggtggtcgagtcttgtggggaaaagtgtgcaacctctgcagagtgtcaacctaatcgattagccgtgtccccggttacacACAACTTGAGCATCTAGTAGTGAAAATGTCGGGAGATCTCGTCACCTTTAATTAAACAGTTGGGTTTTAAATGAAACTTGGGAACGGATGGAGTTGGGTTTGCCAACTCATCCTATGCAAATGTGTAGTAGTAGAATAACATCTTTCCTaatagggaaaaactagctttatgcaaaaaactaaacttagagctttccaccagccaaattgcATGTACAAGTAGGTTCTTTACACTTATGATGTgacttgccagtacattcaatgtactgacctatatggctgcaacttATCACGTTGCAGATATATCCGACGAGGATTAAGGTGGGATAGGTTGATGTTCTACACTCAACCTTGCTCGTGGAGTTGGACTCATTTACTACTTTGCTTCCGCAGTATTTGTTTATTGGCTCTATGCCCTATTTTGTAATAAATGTATGGCTCCTGGACTATCGATGTAATAAAGAGATGTGCGTTATTTCTGTTATTTCAtcgagtactgtgtgtgctagcaagTCGATCCAGGTACTAGCacggtaagcacagagacttcgacTCTTAACgagtcgggtcgctacaagatggtatcggatcacacgttgactgtaggacgCAACCCCTAGAAAATGGAAAAACCATAGGATAAAAAGCTATATTTTTTCACTTTCCCTATATATCCTTTGGTCTCGGAGCTTCTCTGCTTCATTACTAATTTCTTCCCTCTTTCAAAATGTAGATGTCGTCCGCCATTGTCGAGTTCGAGCAGCCTGATGAGACCATGCCCTTTGGACGACAGCTGATGAAGATCGTGAAGCACCTGAAGATTGGGCTTCCCACATTCACTGGAACTTTCACTGCCACCTTGCCCGAGGAGATGCGTTGGAGGATTGATGCCCATATCCCCGGGCGCATCCTCAGAAACCGCACCAAGCCCATTGATTTCCATGTGGATACTGCAACATGGGGCTTGGGCAGGGGCATCGCTGTTCACATTGCTCTCAGACGCATTCGGGAGGAGTATGACGAGGACCTCAAGAAGACCTCCTTCGTGATGTACGGACTCCGTGACGCAAATGGAGATGTGGTGCATACCCTAGAGGACGAGATGATAGCATCCCATATCCAGGACATGGAGGATCACATTCGTATGATGGAGCTGGAGCTGTCTGACAACATGATCGTCATCAAGAACCTCATGACTCGCAAGGCCGATCTCGAGGAGGAACTCCAGGACGCTCGCATCGAGCATGAGGGAGAGCCGGACGCACTGCAGGAGAAGATTGACGACCTGAAGCTTGAGCttgaggaggccgaggagaagctGGATGAGGGAGAAAACATCCAGGAGGATCACTCTTATGGAGATTTCGTCAGCCAGGACAAGGACCAGGATGATGAGCTTGGAGATGATGACACAGACAGTGATGCAAGGACACCTGATGTCAACAAGGTTGACTGGTCTTCATCCGATGAGAGTTAGATTTTATACCATCATGAGAGTTAGAAATTCGATTTCGTTATCCGATTAGTTTTACTTCATTTGTAAGACCTTGTCAAATCTTGTGACATGGCTTACCTTAGGATTGATTATTTGTGTGAACCTCTTTGTTTGAAATTGAATTGGAGTGATTTGAAGTTTTATTGCtatcatgtgcatatgggtagtgtgaTTTTACTCACTAGGCCTCATTCTATTCTAACTCCTCATCcactctaaacccatcagatgcctccaagacgtgaccccggattcaactttccgccggagctcacgcaattgatccagcagcagaatgctcTTATGCAGATGCTCATTCAGAACCagaaccagaacaacaacaacaacaacaacaacaacccaccgccgcCACCCCTAGTTGACAGTCTTACCCGTTTTCTGAGGCTGAACCCACCCGTGTTCTCCAGCAGCACGGAGCCGATTGtcgcagatgattggctccgcaagatagGAAGGGAGCTGGCCACGACAGGATGCAATGATGCTGAGAAGGTGAAGTTTGCCGCCCATCAGCTGGATGGCCCGGCCGCTGcttggtgggagaactacaccaCCACATACCCCTTGGAGAGTGTGACTTGGACTCAGTTCCAGCAGGCGTTCCGCACTGctcatgtctcagctggagccaTGATTCTGAAGAAGGAGTTCCGCAGCTTGCGCCAGGGAGGATGCACGGTATCCCAGTATGTTGATGAGTTCAGTAAGTTGGCCCGTTATGCCCCAGAGGACGTGGCCACTGATGCAGCAAAGCAAGAGAAGTTTCTGGAGGGACTGAACGATGAGTTGGGAGTTCAGTTGACTGTGGCGACCTTTGCAAACTATCAGGAGCTGGTTGATAAGGCTACCATTCTCGAAGGCAAGCACCAACAGATGGAGAATCGTAAGAGGAAGTACGGTCACgggaagtataactctggagTTCAACAGAAACCCCGCTACAGCCCGTACTCATGAAGTTTTGGATCAGGCACTAGCAAGTTTGGAGGGAATCATCATAACCATGGAGGACACATTCAGCATGGAGGAAATGGACACAACCACCATGGTCACAAGCATGGAAATGGCAATGGCAATGGCAATGGAGGGAATGGCAACCAGCAGCATTTCAACTCTTCTACACCAATGAAGAAAGATCTGAGTCACATCACTTGCTTCAAATGCAAGAAGACAGggcactactccaatgagtgtccCGAGCAGCAGAATGGGAATGGAAATGGGAATTCTGGAGGCAAGAAGCCTAATCCTTTCACTAATGGGCATGTGAATCATGTCAATGTGGAGGAGGTCTATGAGCAGCCTGACACAGTGATTGGTAAGTTCTTGGTTAATTCATTTCCAGCACTcattctttttgacactggtgcatcgcattcattcatatcaaggggattcgtggataaacATAAGTTTCCTACCATAGCTCTTAAGTCACCCATTCTAGTGAGTTCCCCAGGAGCCGAGTCTATGGCTAGTCAGGGATGTTTCCAGTTGCCTTTGAACATAGGGGGACATGTTTTTTCCACAGACATGATCATGCTAGAGTCGCAAGGGTTGGATGTAATCCTAGGGATGGATTGGATGTCCAAGTATGAGgggaacattgattgtgctagtagatcgatttttctcaccaccccagagaagaagagga is drawn from Aegilops tauschii subsp. strangulata cultivar AL8/78 chromosome 1, Aet v6.0, whole genome shotgun sequence and contains these coding sequences:
- the LOC141027736 gene encoding uncharacterized protein; protein product: MQMLIQNQNQNNNNNNNNNPPPPPLVDSLTRFLRLNPPVFSSSTEPIVADDWLRKIGRELATTGCNDAEKVKFAAHQLDGPAAAWWENYTTTYPLESVTWTQFQQAFRTAHVSAGAMILKKEFRSLRQGGCTVSQYVDEFSKLARYAPEDVATDAAKQEKFLEGLNDELGVQLTVATFANYQELVDKATILEGKHQQMENRKRKYGHGKYNSGVQQKPRYSPYS